In Streptomyces liangshanensis, the DNA window AGCAGGTGCGGCTGCTGTTCCTGGCGGCGGGGGCGGCGCTGATGCTGGGCGGGCTGGGGACGTACGTCGTCAACGCGCGGCTGCGGCGGCACACGCACGGCATGAACGCGGCCGAGTTGAGCCGGATGCACGACTACCACCAGGCCGCGCTGCACGCCGTACGGGAAGGGCTCCTCATGCTCGACGGACAGCGGAGGATCGCGCTGATCAACGACGGCGGGCGGGAGTTGCTCGGCCTGGACGACTCGGCCGTGGGGCAGCCGGTCGCGGCGCTGGGGCTGCCGGTGCCGCTGACGGGGGCGTTGCTGGCGTCGGAGCCGCGCGTGGACGAGGTGCACATGACGCGGGACCGGATCGTGGTGGTCAACACCCGCCCGGTGGTGGGCGGGGAGCGGCGGGGCACGGTCATCACCCTGCGCGACCACACCGAACTCCAGGCGCTGTCGGGCGAGTTGGACTCAGAGCGGGGCTTCACGCAGGCGTTGCGGTCGCAGGCGCACGAGGCGGCGAACCGGTTGCACACCGTCGTGTCGCTCATCGAACTGGACCGGGTGGAGCAGGCGGTGGAGTTCGCGACGGCCGAACTGGAGCTGGCGCAGGTGCTGACGGACCGGGTGGTCGGCGCGGTCGCCGAACCGGTGCTGGCGGCGCTGCTGTTGGGGAAGGCGGCGCAGGCGAACGAGCGCGGTGTGGAACTGGTCCTGGCGGACGACAGCCGGATCGACGACGGGGTGCTTCCGGCGTCGCTGCCCGCGCGGGACCTGGTGACGATCCTGGGGAACCTGATCGACAACGCGGTGGAAGCGGCGGGGGCCGCGGGCGCGGCCGGGGGCGGTCCCGTGGGGGCGGCCCGGGTCACGGTCACGGCGCTGGTCGAGGACGGGGTGCTGCTGCTGGGGGTACGGGACACGGGCGCCGGGGTCGAGCCGGGCGACCGGGCGGAGGTGTTCCGGAGCGGCTGGTCGACGCGCGGGCCGGGGCGGGGGCTGGGCCTGGCACTGGTCCAACAGGCGGTGCACCGGGCGCGGGGGACGGTGGACCTGTCCCAGGGCCCGGAGGGCGGCGCGGAGTTCACGGTTCGACTACCGGTCGCACCCGGCGCGGGTGTGGGTGGTGTGGGTGTGGGTGGGCCCGGTGTCGCGGGTGGTGGGGTGCCTTGGGTGGGAGGGGGTTCGTCGTGAGTGGGCACGCTATTCGGGTGCTGGTCGTCGAGGACGATCCCGTCGCCGCGGACGCCCATCAGCTGTACGTACGCCGGGTCCCCGGCTTCGCCGTCGCGGGTGTCGCGCATTCGCGGGCGGAGGCGGGGCGGGTGCTGGAGCGCACAGCGATCGACCTGATCCTGCTCGACCTGTACCTGCCAGACGGCCACGGCCTCCACCTCCTGCGGAGCCTGCGGGCCGGCGGCCACCAGGCGGACGTCATCGCGGTGACGTCGGCGCGGGACCTGGGGATCGTACGGGAGGGGGTGTCGCTCGGGGTCGTCCAGTACGTGCTGAAGCCCTTCACGTTCGCGACGCTGCGGGACCGGTTGGTGCGGTACGCGGAGTTCCGCGCGTCGTCGGGGGAGGCGAGCGGCCAGGACGAGGTGGACCGGGCGCTCGGCGCGCTCCGGACGCCGCACGCGGCCTCGCTGCCGAAGGGGTTGAGCGCGCCGACGCTGGAGGCGGTGACCCGGACGCTGCGGGAGTCGGACTCCGGGTTGACGGCGGCGGAGGCGGCGGTGCGGGCGGGGATCTCGCGGATCACCGCGCGGCGGTACCTGGAACACCTGGTGACGGAGGGGCGGGCGGAACGGAGCCCGCAGTACGGCCACGTGGGCCGCCCGGAACTCCAGTACCGGTGGCGGCACGCGTCGCGGTGACCGGGAAAGGTCCGCCCTGTCCTCAAGCGCCGGACGGCCCCGCCCCGCCCTCGCCCGGGTTCAACGGCTGCCACCCCGTCTGGATCAGGGTGGGCCCGCTCCGGCGGGAGATGAAGTACCCCCGCCCGGGAGGCATCGGGCGCGGCCGGACGCGGCCGAGGATCTCCCCGTCGGCGGGCTCCCCCGAGAGCACCACGCCCTGGGCGCCCAGTTCCTGGACCCGCTGCGTGAACGGCTCGTAGGCGGCGCGGGAGGCGCCCGCGGAGCCGCGGGCGAGGAGGAAGTGGACCCCGGCGTCATGGGCGAAGGGCAGCTGCTCGGTGAGCACGCCCAACGGGTTGCCGCGGGCGGTCGCGACCAGGTCGAAGTCGTCCACGACCACGAACAGCCGCGGCCCGGACCACCAGCTGCGGTCGCGCAGTTGGCGCGGGGTGACGTCCTTCGACGGCATGCGCTTGTCGAAGACCTCCTTGAGCCCGGCCACGTGCGCGTCCATGCCGGTGGGCGAGGCGGCGTACTCGATCAGGTGCGAGTCCGGGACGGTGTCCAACAGGGTCCGCCGGTAGTCGACCACCACGAAGCGCGCCTCGTCGGGTGTGTACCGCTCGCAGAGCTGCCGGACCAGCAGGCGCAGCAGCGCGGTCTTGCCGGACCCGCTCTCCCCGGCGACCAGGAAGAAGGGGTCGGTCTCGAAGTCGGCGAAGACCGGCCGCAGGGTGTTCTCCTCGATACCGAAGGCGACCCCCGACGCCGGAAGGGCGTCGCCCCTGGGGAGTTGGCCGGCGGGCAGCTCGCCGGGGAGCAGCCGGACCGGCGGGGCGGGCGGGCCGTGCCAGGCCTGGGCGACGGCGCGGCTCAGGGCGGCGGTGGCCCCGGGCAACTCGTCGTCGGAGGGCACGCCGTCGATCCGCGGGACGGCCGCGATGAAGTGCAGCTTCTCGGGGGTCTGGCCGCGGCCGGGAGTGCCCGCCGGGACATTCCGGGCGACGGGGACGGAGAACTCCGACATCGTGGGGTCACCGAGCCGCAGTTCGAGCAGGTAGGGCAGGTGGTCCTTGAGCGCCGGCCGTACGTCCATGGCGCGGTACGCGGTGAGGACGACGTGGATCCCGTAGGCGAGCCCTCGCGAGGCGATCTCGGTGACGGTCTCCGACGGCAGGTCGTACTCCTGCCGGAAACTTCCCCAGCCGTCGACGAGCAGGAAGACGTCCCCCCACGGGTCGGTGATCTCCCCGCTCGCGCGACCGCGCCGGTAGGCCGCCATGGAGTCGATGCCCAGGGAGCGGAAGGACTCCTCCCGCTGGGCCAGGATCCCGGCGACCTCCGTCACGGTCCGCCGGACGCGCTCCGGGTCGAGCCGTGTGGCGATGCCGCCCACGTGCGGCAGTTCCGCGAGGGCGGACAGACTGCCGCCGCCGAAGTCCAGCCCGTAGAACTGGACTTCGCCGGGAGTGTGCGTGAGGGCGAAGGACGACACCAGCGTGCGCAGCAGCGTCGACTTGCCGGACTGCGCGCCCCCGGCGATCAGCAGGTTGCCCGAAGCTCCGGAGAAGTCACCCCACAGGACGTCGCGCCGCTGCTCGTACGGCTTGTCCACCAGGCCCAAGGGCACGACGAGCGCGCCTTCGGCCGGGTAGCCGGGCACGGTCAGGCCGCGCCCTTCGACGACCGCCAGCCCCGGCAGCAGCGCGTCGAGCGGCGGTGCCTGGTCCAGCGGCGGCAGCCAGATCTGGTGGGCCGGGGGGCCCTGGCCCTCCAGCCGGTTCAGGATGAGGTCCATCGGGGAGTCCCCGTCGGCGGCGCGCGCGTCCTCGCCCACCCAGCCGGACGCGTAGGCCGCCCGGAAGCCGACCATGTGGTCCATGTCGAACCGGAGATAGCCGGACCCGGGCACGGACGGCAGCGAGTACGCGTCGGGCACGCCCAGCACCGCGCGTGACTCCTCGGCCGAGAAGGTGCGCAGACCGATGCGGTACGACAGGTGGGTGTCCAGGCCGCTCAGCCGCCCCTCCTCCAGGCGCTGCGAGGCCAGGAGCAGGTGGATGCCCAGCGACCGGCCGATGCGGCCGATCTGGACGAGCGCCTCCAGGAAGCCGGGCTCGGCGGTCAGCAGTTCGGTGAACTCGTCGATGACCAGGACCAGCGTCGGCAGCGGGATCAGCGGCGCACCCGCCGCGCGCGCCCGCTCGTACTCGTGGATGTTGGGGTAGTTGCCCGCGCCGCGCAGCAGTTGCTGCCTGCGGTTGAGCTCGCCCCGGATCGCGTCCTCCATGCGGCCGACCAGGGACGGTTCGTCGGCCAGGCCGGTGATGACGGCCGCCACATGGGGCAGGCGTGCCATGCTCGCGAAGGTGGCGCCGCCCTTGAAGTCGACCAGGACGAAGTTCAGCGTCTCCGGGGAGTGGGTGACGGCCAGTCCGAGGACCAGGGTGCGCAGCAGCTCCGACTTGCCGGACCCGGTGGCGCCGACGCACACGCCGTGCGGCCCCCAGCCGCCGAGCGCGGCTTCCCTCAGGTCCAGCAGGACCGGGGCGCCGTTGGCGTCGACGCCCACCGGGGTGGTGAGCCGGCGCTCCGGCTTGACGGCCCAGGCGGACGCGGGGGCGGCGTCCCAGCCGCCGGGGAGCGGCAGGAGGTCCAGGAGGCGGGGTACGGAGTCGTGGTCGTCCCTGAAGGTGCTCAGCGGACGGGCGCCCGGCCGCCGCCACGCCCCGGCCACCTTGTCCAGCAGCGCGTCGAGTTCCTCGCCCTCGTCGCCGGTCCGCGCGGGCGCGGGCGTCTCCCCCGAACTCCCGGCGGCGCCCCCGCTCGCCACGCCCGCCGTGCCCGCCGCCGTGGCCAGCGCGGGGACCGCGAGCCGGACGTACCGCCGCCCCCGGGTCAGTCCGAAGCCCGGCTGCCCCGGCGGGATCCCGCCGGCGAGGTCGCGGTCGATCCGCGACTCCTGCGGGTCGGCCAGGGCGAGTTCGACCCACGTACCGAGGTGCAGGAACAGCTCCTCGGGCAGGTCCTTCCACCGGTCGGCGGAGACCGCCAGGTGGATGCCGTAGTAGACGCCGCGCTGGGCAACGCCGAGCAGCAGGCGGGACTCCTCCGGGAAGCGTGCCGCGAAGTCCGGCCAGCCGTCGACGAGGAGGAACACCTCGCCGTTCGACTCGCCGTCCAGCAGCCCCCGCGTCCGCATCCGGCGGAACGTCTTCGGGGACCTGATGCGCAGGCGGTCGCAGAGCCTCTCGCGCCGCTTCAGGGTGGCCATGACACCGTCGACCAGGGTGCGTACGGCGTCGGCGCGGCCGTAGTCCGCCACCATCCCCATGTGCGGCAGGGTCTCCAGGCGTGTCATCCCGTCCGGTTCGCCGTGCAGGGCGTACATCTGCACCTCGTCCGGCGTGTGGGTCAGCGCCAGCGAGCAGGCGAGGGTGCGCAGCACCGACGTCTTGCCGCTCCACCTGCCGCCCACGACGCCGATGTGCGGCGCGCCCCCGGACAGGTCGAGCGTCAGGGTCTCCTGGAGTCCCTGCGCCGGGTCGTACATCCGGCCCAGCGGCACGGTGAGTTGTCCGTTCGGCGGCCAGTCGGGCGCGCAGAGGCCCCGGTCGGGACCGGCGACGAGCGCCGGCAGCAACTCCCCCAGGGAGAGGCTGTCGCCCACGAAGGGATCACTCTCCGCGCTCTGCCCCCGGTGCCACAACGCGGCCGTCGCGAGGGGGATGTTGCCCTGTACGCCGGAGCGGAACTCGGTCGGCGTCTGCGGGGCCCCGCTCTCCCGGACGTGCCGCTCGACGTGCTGGAACAGCTCGTGCGCGGTGATCACCCCGTCGTTGTCGAGGTCCGCGCGCCCGGTGCTGAGGCCGTCGATGAGCGCTTCGGTGAACACCGAGTGGAAGTCGCCCGAGCGGCTCTTCACCGTCTCGCCCTCGAAGGCGAACTCCAGGACGTCCGAGGCGGTCATGACGTACGTGCCCTTGCCGGCGGCCTGCACGGACAGTTCACCGTCGTCGGGCGCGAAGGGCGCCATGCCCTGGACGTACGCCCCGCCGAAGCAGCAGTCGAGCAGGAGCACCTTGGACCGGGCGCGGCAGCGACTCATCTGCTCCTCGACGAAGCGCGCCGATATCGCGGTCGACTCGGGCAGGTCGCGCTTGGTGCGCAGCGTCGTGAAGAAGAGGCGGCCGTGCTTGTCGCGGATGCCGTGGCAGGACACGTACAACAGCAGGGTGTCGTTCGGCCCGAGATCGCGCAGCGTGCGCTCGATGTGCTCCTCGATCTCCGCCTTCGAGTCGTTGACCAGGGGGACGACCCGGTCGAAGTACCCGATCGCCGGGTCCTCCAGCAGCGCGCCCAGGCGCCGCGCGTCGGAGGCGGGCGAGCGCAGGCGGCGCAGTCCGGAGTCGATGTAGTCCGTGGTGGCGACGAGCAGGGCGACGCGGCTCAAGGTCTCTCCCGGAGGCCGCGGCTACGGCTGCGGGTCGCTGCCGGAGCGGCGCTGGAGCCACGCCTCGATCAGGGCCTTCTGGTCGCGGCCCGAGACGCCTTCGACGATCAGCGAGTCGTCGCCCTCGGTGAGTTCGACGCGGCGGGCCTGCGCCCGCTGGCGCCATTCGCTCACGAGGCTGACCATCGTGTTGAGGGCCGCCCGGGAGAACACCCCGGTGACGAGCAGGGCCCCCAGCGTGGTGGCCGTGCCGCTCTTGGCGCCCGCCGGGGCCGCTCCGCCCTCGGGGCGCGCGACGGACTCGGCGGCGTCGAGCAGCAGCAGCTCCTCGCCCAGCTCCCGGGTCAGGGTGTCCAGTTCTTCCGCGTCGCCGTCCGTCGTCTCGACGGCTACGGCGATCTGCATGGGTCGCATGGAATGGTCCCCCCGTTGCGGTGCGGCCGATCTCCAGCTTGGCACAGAACGACCGCCGCCAGCACCCTCGTTCGCCGCTCGGCGAAACGTCCGCGGGGAGCGTCCTCCCGGAACGTCCGCGCGGAACGTCCTCGCGAAGAGGCCCGGTCGAAGGTCTAGAAGACCGACTCCGCCTCGTGCATACGGTTCTCCGGGACGCGCTTCAGCTGCGTCACGGCCTCCGCCAGCGGAACCATCTCCACCGCCGTCCCGCGCAGCGCCGTCATCCGGCCGAACTCGCCGCGGTGCACCGCCTCCACGGCGTGCCACCCGAAGCGCGTCGCCAGGACGCGGTCGTACGCGGTCGGCGTGCCGCCGCGCTGGACGTGGCCCAGGATCACCGGGCGGGCCTCCTTGCCGAGGCGGTGTTCCAGCTCCGCCGCCAGGCGGTTGCCGATGCCCTGGAAGCGCTCGTGCCCGAACTGGTCGATCTCGCCCTTGCCGTACTCCATCGAGCCCTCGGCCGGGTGCGCGCCCTCGGCGACGCAGATGACCGCGAACTTCTTGCCCCGGGAGAACCTCGCCTCGACCATCTTCACGAGGCTGTCCACCTCGAAGGGCCGCTCCGGCAGGCAGATCCCGTGCGCGCCGCCCGCCATGCCGGACTCCAGCGCGATCCAGCCGGCGTGCCGCCCCATGACCTCGACGACCATGACGCGCTGGTGCGACTCCGCGGTGGTCTTGAGGCGGTCGATCGCCTCCGTCGCGACCATCACGGCCGTGTCGAAGCCGAACGTGCGGTCCGTCGAGTAGATGTCGTTGTCGATCGTCTTGGGGACGCCGACGACGGCCATCCCCGCGTCCGACAGCAGCCGGGCCGCCGTGAGCGTGCCCTCGCCGCCGATCGGGATGAGCGCGTCGATGTCGTACCGGCGGGCCAACTCCGCGCAGTTCTCGGCCGCTTCCCGCAGCCGGTCGCGCTCCAGGCGGGCCGAGCCGAGGATGGTGCCGCCCCGGGCGAGGATGCCGCTGACGGCGTTCAGGTCCAGCGGGCGGAAGTGGCCGTCGAGGAGTCCCTTGAAACCGTCCTCGAAGCCGATGACTTCGTCGCCGTACCCGGTCATGGCCCGGTGAACGACCGACCGGATCACTGCGTTCAGGCCGGGGCAGTCGCCGCCCGCGGTGAGGATTCCGATACGCATCGTGCCGTGTCTCCCGCTCGCTAGTGCTGTGCTTCAGTGCCGTGCTTCCCGGGGGCGGGCCCTCCGCACCCCGCGCATGAGCCGCTTCCGATACTCCCACGCGGGGTGCGCGGCGCACGCATCCGGACACCCCGAGTCCAGCGGGTGGACCGGCGGCGCCCGGGGCCGGTCCCGCCGACCGCCGCGAGACGGGCCTAGGGCCTGTCCGGCGGATCTTCGTGGATCAGCCCGCGGCGTCTGGTGCCGTGCCTCGCAAGGCGGAGGACCGACCACGTACTGGATGTACTTGGTCGGTCCGACAACGCCGCGAGGTGCGGTGCCAGGCGTCGCGGGCCCACGAAGATCCGCCGGACAGGCCCTAGCCGTACCCGGAGGTATTGTCAAGAGGGAATTGCCGCCCCACCACATCCTCACCGACATGGACAGGAGAGCACGCGTGACGCGCAGCGTGTACGTGACCGGGATCGATCGCGGGGACGGCCGGCAGGTCGTCGAGCTGGGGGTCATGGAGCTCCTGACCCGCCAGGTGGACCGCGTGGGCGTCTTCCGCCCGCTGGTGCACGACGGCCCGGACCGGCTCTTCGACCTGCTCCGCAGCCGTTACCGGCTGTCGCAGGAGCCCTCCGAGGTGTACGGCCTCGACTACCACGAGGCGACGGCGCTCCAGGCCGAGCGGGGCACGGACGAGCTGGTGTCGCGCCTGGTGGACGGGTTCCACCGGGTGGCGCGGGAGTACGAGGTCGTCCTCGTCCTCGGCACCGACTTCGCCGCCACCCAGCTCCCCGACGAGCTGTCGCTGAACGCCCGGCTGGCGAACGAGTTCGGCGCGTCGGTGATAGCGGTGGTGGGCGGCAAGGACCAGTCCGCCGAGTCCGTACGGTCCGAGGCGCGCAACGCGCACCGGGCGTACGAGGCGCTCGGCTGCGACGTGCTGAGCGTCGTCGTCAACCGGGTCGCCGCCGAGGACCGGACGGCCATCGCCGAGGGGCTGGTGTCGCAGCTCCCGGTGCCCTGTTACGTCCTGCCCGACCAGCCCGCGCTGGCCGCCCCGACGGTCGCGCAGATCACCCAGGCGCTCGGCGGCGAGGTGCTGCTCGGGGACGACGCGGGCCTGGCGCGGGACGCGCTGGACTTCGTGTTCGGCGGGGCGATGCTGCCGAACTTCCTGGGCGCGCTGACCCCCGGCTGCATGGTGGTCACTCCGGGCGACCGCGCCGACCTGGTGGTGGGCGCGCTCGCCGCGCACTCGGCGGGCACCCCGCCGATCGCGGGGGTGCTGCTCACGCTGGACGAGCGGCCCGCGGAGCTGGTGCTGACGCTGGCGTCGCGGCTGGCGCCGGGCACCCCGGTGATCTCGGTGGCGGGCGGTTCGTTCCCCACGGCGACCGAGCTGTTCGGCCTGGAGGGCAAGTTGAGCGCGGCGACCCCGCGCAAGGCGGAGACCGCGCTGGGGCTCTTCGAGCGCCACGTCGACACGGCGGACCTGCTGGCGCGGATGTCGGTGGCGCGCAGCGGCCGGATCACCCCGATGATGTTCGAGCACGAACTGCTGGAGCAGGCCCGGTCGTCCCGCCGCCGGGTCGTCCTGCCCGAGGGCTCCGAGGAGCGTGTGCTGCGCGCGGCGGACGTCCTGCTGCGCAGGAACGTCTGCGACCTGACGCTGCTCGGCGACCCCGACGTCATCCGCAAGAAGGCCGCGGACCTGGGCATCGACCTGAGCGCCCCGTCCACGCAGTTGATCGACACGGCCACCTCCGACCTGCGCCGGCGCTTCGCCGAGCGGTACGCGGGCCTGCGCGCGCACAAGGGCGTGACCGTGGAGCTGGCGTACGACGTGGTGGCGGACGTCAACTACTTCGGCACGCTGATGGTCGAGGAGGGCCTCGCCGACGGCATGGTGTCGGGCTGCGTGCACTCGACGGCGGCGACGATCCGGCCCGCCTTCGAGATCATCAAGACCAAGGAGACGGCGTCGATCGTCTCGTCGGTCTTCTTCATGTGCCTCGCCGACAGGGTGCTGGTGTACGGCGACTGCGCGGTGAACCCGGACCCGGACGCGGAGCAGCTCGCGGACATCGCGGTCCAGGCGGCGGCCACGGCGGCGCGGTTCGGCGTCGAGCCGCGCATCGCGATGCTCTCGTACTCGACCGGCACGTCCGGTTCCGGCGCGGACGTGGACAAGGTGCGGGAGGCGACGAAGCTCGTCCGGACGGCCCGCCCCGAGCTGCGGATCGAGGGGCCGATCCAGTACGACGCGGCCGTGGAGCCCTCCGTGGCGGCGACCAAGCTGCCGGACTCCGAGGTCGCCGGCCAGGCGACGGTCCTCATTTTCCCGGACCTCAACACCGGGAACAACACCTACAAGGCCGTGCAGCGTTCGGCCGGCGCCGTCGCGGTCGGGCCGGTCCTCCAGGGGCTGCGCAAGCCGGTCAACGACCTGTCGCGGGGCGCGCTCGTGCAGGACATCGTCAACACGGTCGCGATCACCGCGATCCAGGCCCAGGACGGAACGGCATGACGGACTCCCCCACCTCCCTCGGCTCTCCCGACTCCCCCACCCGGGTTCTCGTTCTCAACTCCGGTTCCTCGTCGCTGAAGTACCAGCTGCTGGACATGGCGGACGCGAGCCGCCTCGCCGTCGGCCTCGTGGAGCGCATCGGCGAGGCCGACCCCCGGCTCGTGCACACCCCGCGTTCGGGCGGGAAGCGCGAGCGTACGGGCGGTTTCGCCGACCACGCGGCGGCCCTCGCCGCCGTGTCCGAGGAGCTGGCGGCGGACGGCCTCGGCCTCGACTCCCCCGCGCTGGCGGCCTTCGGCCACCGGGTCGTGCACGGCGGGTCGCGGTTCGGCGAACCGGTCGTGGTGGACGACGGCGTGGAGGCCGAGATCGAGCGGCTCGTACCGCTGGCGCCGCTGCACAACCCGGCGAACCTGACCGGCATCCGTACCGCCCGGGAACTGCGGCCCGACCTGCCGCAGGTCGCCGTGTTCGACACGGCCTTCCACCGGACGATGCCGGAGTACGCCGCCCGCTACGCCATCGACGTGGCGACGGCGGACGAGCACCTCATCCGCAGGTACGGCTTCCACGGGACGTCGCACGCCTACGTCTCGCGTAAATGCGCCGCGCTGCTGGGCAAGGACCCGGCCGACGTGAACGTGATCGTCCTGCACCTGGGCAACGGCGCGTCCGCGTCGGCGGTCGCGGGCGGGCGGTGCGTGGACACCTCGATGGGAATGACCCCCCTGGAGGGGCTGGTGATGGGCACCCGATCCGGTGACATCGATCCGGCCGTTCCGCTTCATCTCCAGCGGGCGGCGGGAATGTCCGTCGACGAGACCGATGAACTTCTCAACAAGAGAAGTGGTCTCACCGGCCTCTGCGGGGACAACGACATGCGCGAGATCCTGCGCCGTTCCGACGCCGGTGACCAGCGCGCCCGGCTCGCTTTCGACGTCTACATCCACCGGTTGAAGAAGTACATCGGCGCGTACGCCGCCGTGCTCGGCCGGGTCGACGCGGTGGCTTTCACGGCCGGGGTCGGGGAGAACGCGGCGGCGGTCCGGGAGGCCGCCGTCGCAGGTCTGGAGCCCTTGGGTCTCTCGGTGGACCCGGAACGCAATACCGTACGTTCCGACGAGCCGCGGATCATCTCGCAGGACGGTGCGCGGGTCGTGGTGGCCGTCGTCCCGACCGACGAGGAGCTGGAAATCGCGCAGCAGACTTTCGCGCTGGTCGGCACGGAGAACGTACGAAAGAACGAGATTCGCACACCTCTCTCCTGAGCGGCCCTCCGCCCATTTGTACTTTCCACCAGACGGAATATTCCGCGCTGAAACAAACCGATAGGATCCGCCTCATGCGCCGTTCCAAAATCGTCTGCACACTGGGTCCCGCCGTCGACTCGTACGAGCAACTGAAGTCGCTCATCGAGGCCGGAATGAATGTGGCCCGCCTGAACATGAGCCACGGAAGTCACGCCGAGCACGAGGAGCGGTACCACCGCGTCCGTCAGGCCGCCGCCGACACCGGTCGCGCCGTCGGCGTGATGGTGGACCTCCAGGGCCCCAAGATCCGCCTGGAGACCTTCGCCGAGGGTCCGGTCGAGCTGGTCCGGGGGGACGAGTTCACCATCACGACCGAGGACGTCCCGGGTGACAAGTCCATCTGCGGCACCACCTACAAGGGGCTGCCCGGGGACGTCGCCAAGGGCGACCAGATCCTGATCAACGACGGCAACGTCGAGCTGCGGGTCGTCGAGGTCGAGGGCCCCCGGGTCAAGACCATCGTCATCGAGGGCGGGGTGATCTCCGACCACAAGGGCATCAACCTGCCCGGCGCGGCGGTGAACGTGACCGCGATGTCCGAGAAGGACGTCGAGGACCTGCGCTTCGCGCTGCGGCTCGGCTGCGACATGATCGCGCTCTCCTTCGTGCGCGACGGTGACGACATCCTGGACGCGCACAAGATCATGGACGAGGAGGGCCGCCGGGTCCCCGTCATCGCCAAGGTCGAGAAGCCGCAGGCCGTCGAGAACATGGCGAGCGTCGTCGCGGCGTTCGACAGCATCATGGTGGCCCGCGGTGACCTGGCCGTCGAGTACCCGCTCGAAAAGGTCCCGATGGTCCAGAAGCGGCTCATCGAGATGTGCCGCCGCAACGCCAAGCCGGTGATCGTCGCGACCCAGATGATGGAGTCGATGATCACCAACTCCCGCCCCACCCGCGCCGAGGCGTCCGACGTCGCCAACGCGATCCTGGACGGCGCGGACGCGGTCATGCTCTCCGCCGAGTCCTCGGTGGGCGCGTACCCGGTCGAGACGGTCAAGACGATGTCGAAGATCGTGGTCGCGGCCGAGGAGGAGCTGCTCTCCAAGGGCCTCCAGCCGCTGAACCCGGGCCGCAAGCCCCGTACGCAGGGTGGTTCCGTCGCCCGCGCGGCCTGCGAGATCGCCGACTTCCTGAGCGCGAAGACGCTGGTCGCCTTCACGCAGTCCGGTGACACGGCCCGCCGTCTGTCCCGCTACCGCGCCGCGCAGCCGATCCT includes these proteins:
- a CDS encoding ATP-binding protein is translated as MRLPRRLPRRLPRRLPRPRSLAGQLFAMQVVLVAAVVAGCAVFAYVTDRAQADETARGQVLAAARAMADSPSVREAIRTPDPTAVLQPYAERVRHDTGVDFVTIMNPKGIRWTHPDPKQIGMPFLGRTAPALAGHTFTETYTGTLGPSMRAVTPIEDGGRITGLISVGITVDRISTQVTEQVRLLFLAAGAALMLGGLGTYVVNARLRRHTHGMNAAELSRMHDYHQAALHAVREGLLMLDGQRRIALINDGGRELLGLDDSAVGQPVAALGLPVPLTGALLASEPRVDEVHMTRDRIVVVNTRPVVGGERRGTVITLRDHTELQALSGELDSERGFTQALRSQAHEAANRLHTVVSLIELDRVEQAVEFATAELELAQVLTDRVVGAVAEPVLAALLLGKAAQANERGVELVLADDSRIDDGVLPASLPARDLVTILGNLIDNAVEAAGAAGAAGGGPVGAARVTVTALVEDGVLLLGVRDTGAGVEPGDRAEVFRSGWSTRGPGRGLGLALVQQAVHRARGTVDLSQGPEGGAEFTVRLPVAPGAGVGGVGVGGPGVAGGGVPWVGGGSS
- a CDS encoding response regulator, producing MSGHAIRVLVVEDDPVAADAHQLYVRRVPGFAVAGVAHSRAEAGRVLERTAIDLILLDLYLPDGHGLHLLRSLRAGGHQADVIAVTSARDLGIVREGVSLGVVQYVLKPFTFATLRDRLVRYAEFRASSGEASGQDEVDRALGALRTPHAASLPKGLSAPTLEAVTRTLRESDSGLTAAEAAVRAGISRITARRYLEHLVTEGRAERSPQYGHVGRPELQYRWRHASR
- the eccCb gene encoding type VII secretion protein EccCb, whose product is MSRVALLVATTDYIDSGLRRLRSPASDARRLGALLEDPAIGYFDRVVPLVNDSKAEIEEHIERTLRDLGPNDTLLLYVSCHGIRDKHGRLFFTTLRTKRDLPESTAISARFVEEQMSRCRARSKVLLLDCCFGGAYVQGMAPFAPDDGELSVQAAGKGTYVMTASDVLEFAFEGETVKSRSGDFHSVFTEALIDGLSTGRADLDNDGVITAHELFQHVERHVRESGAPQTPTEFRSGVQGNIPLATAALWHRGQSAESDPFVGDSLSLGELLPALVAGPDRGLCAPDWPPNGQLTVPLGRMYDPAQGLQETLTLDLSGGAPHIGVVGGRWSGKTSVLRTLACSLALTHTPDEVQMYALHGEPDGMTRLETLPHMGMVADYGRADAVRTLVDGVMATLKRRERLCDRLRIRSPKTFRRMRTRGLLDGESNGEVFLLVDGWPDFAARFPEESRLLLGVAQRGVYYGIHLAVSADRWKDLPEELFLHLGTWVELALADPQESRIDRDLAGGIPPGQPGFGLTRGRRYVRLAVPALATAAGTAGVASGGAAGSSGETPAPARTGDEGEELDALLDKVAGAWRRPGARPLSTFRDDHDSVPRLLDLLPLPGGWDAAPASAWAVKPERRLTTPVGVDANGAPVLLDLREAALGGWGPHGVCVGATGSGKSELLRTLVLGLAVTHSPETLNFVLVDFKGGATFASMARLPHVAAVITGLADEPSLVGRMEDAIRGELNRRQQLLRGAGNYPNIHEYERARAAGAPLIPLPTLVLVIDEFTELLTAEPGFLEALVQIGRIGRSLGIHLLLASQRLEEGRLSGLDTHLSYRIGLRTFSAEESRAVLGVPDAYSLPSVPGSGYLRFDMDHMVGFRAAYASGWVGEDARAADGDSPMDLILNRLEGQGPPAHQIWLPPLDQAPPLDALLPGLAVVEGRGLTVPGYPAEGALVVPLGLVDKPYEQRRDVLWGDFSGASGNLLIAGGAQSGKSTLLRTLVSSFALTHTPGEVQFYGLDFGGGSLSALAELPHVGGIATRLDPERVRRTVTEVAGILAQREESFRSLGIDSMAAYRRGRASGEITDPWGDVFLLVDGWGSFRQEYDLPSETVTEIASRGLAYGIHVVLTAYRAMDVRPALKDHLPYLLELRLGDPTMSEFSVPVARNVPAGTPGRGQTPEKLHFIAAVPRIDGVPSDDELPGATAALSRAVAQAWHGPPAPPVRLLPGELPAGQLPRGDALPASGVAFGIEENTLRPVFADFETDPFFLVAGESGSGKTALLRLLVRQLCERYTPDEARFVVVDYRRTLLDTVPDSHLIEYAASPTGMDAHVAGLKEVFDKRMPSKDVTPRQLRDRSWWSGPRLFVVVDDFDLVATARGNPLGVLTEQLPFAHDAGVHFLLARGSAGASRAAYEPFTQRVQELGAQGVVLSGEPADGEILGRVRPRPMPPGRGYFISRRSGPTLIQTGWQPLNPGEGGAGPSGA
- a CDS encoding ATP-dependent 6-phosphofructokinase, yielding MRIGILTAGGDCPGLNAVIRSVVHRAMTGYGDEVIGFEDGFKGLLDGHFRPLDLNAVSGILARGGTILGSARLERDRLREAAENCAELARRYDIDALIPIGGEGTLTAARLLSDAGMAVVGVPKTIDNDIYSTDRTFGFDTAVMVATEAIDRLKTTAESHQRVMVVEVMGRHAGWIALESGMAGGAHGICLPERPFEVDSLVKMVEARFSRGKKFAVICVAEGAHPAEGSMEYGKGEIDQFGHERFQGIGNRLAAELEHRLGKEARPVILGHVQRGGTPTAYDRVLATRFGWHAVEAVHRGEFGRMTALRGTAVEMVPLAEAVTQLKRVPENRMHEAESVF